TTCCGCAAGACCATCCTCAATCGAATAATAGACATCGCCGACCCGCTCATCGACGGGCGTGCCATCTGGTTTCCAGGTCAGATCAGGGCGCGGCGGTAGTCTCATTGCGCCGCCTTAGCCGGTTCCGCCTGCGGTCGCCAGACGTGTTTATACCCGCGCTTTCAATCGCTCTTCCCGGAGAGCGGCGAGTTGCTTGCTCAAACGCGCCTCAAAGTATCGGTCGCAGCCCAGGCAGAGATTGGCCATTTCCCGCCCTTTGCCATCCTTGGCGACGGAGAGGTTTTTGAATTCCGCGCGCGTGATGCCATCATGCTCTCCCATGCGCTCTGGATCACCCTCGTTCAACGCCCGGATCGCGGGCAGGGCGGCGACTGAATCCAGAATGTCCTCCAACCGCTCTTCTGTGAGCGAACCGAGCGGGGCCTTGGTCTTCAGGCAACACGGATAGATCGACCCATCCGGCTCGATCGCGACTTCAGACCCCGCTTCACCAATCTTCAGGAAGTTTCTGGCTCCCGACCAACGCGCGCAGAAATTCACATCATAACCGGCATTCGAGAGCCCGTTTGCCCAGGCGCGCCCGCGGGGCCAGAGCTCGCCGATCCAGAGGTCCTCCTGGGCTCCGAAGAACAGGAAGGTCGGCTCCCCGGGCTTGGGTTGATGCGACAGGTCCGGAGCTTTCAGGCGCGCGCTCTTTTCCCCGCCCAGCGAAACCTCGCGGACAGACCGAGACGCCATGAGCGCACGGATATCATCCATGAACTTGAACTTTTTCTCGCCCTGCATGCCGACATGATAATCATCGATCGAAGCGATCGCGATGGATTCCACGCCGCGCGCCAGGCACTCGTCGAGGATCTGCTCCGTCAACACGTCGCCGGTCGTCTGGATCGAGATTTTGGGGGCCTTGTTCCCCCATCGTGCCCGTATGGCGTCGAGTGCCGGATAGAACAGCTCCTCGCGGACACCATCGATCAGCAGCTCGCCTCCGGCCATGACCAGCAGGGTGCGCTC
This DNA window, taken from Hyphomonas sp. Mor2, encodes the following:
- a CDS encoding radical SAM/SPASM domain-containing protein yields the protein MQAIYWVLTWACHRKCKHCYDDRFRPYVRDALSEVVAEGQTAYQKVIEHLPDDMTWLNTETGQRERTLLVMAGGELLIDGVREELFYPALDAIRARWGNKAPKISIQTTGDVLTEQILDECLARGVESIAIASIDDYHVGMQGEKKFKFMDDIRALMASRSVREVSLGGEKSARLKAPDLSHQPKPGEPTFLFFGAQEDLWIGELWPRGRAWANGLSNAGYDVNFCARWSGARNFLKIGEAGSEVAIEPDGSIYPCCLKTKAPLGSLTEERLEDILDSVAALPAIRALNEGDPERMGEHDGITRAEFKNLSVAKDGKGREMANLCLGCDRYFEARLSKQLAALREERLKARV